A region of the Numenius arquata chromosome 2, bNumArq3.hap1.1, whole genome shotgun sequence genome:
GGCTGGCTCAAACTTATATCAGCCTTCCATCGTGCATGATAACACCGTACTTTTCAGCAGATAATGGCATTTAGGAAAAGGCCACATTGATACACATATTTCTCTTATTTGTTAGCTACAGCATATATGAGAGAGCAATAACCACACATTGCTTACACTTTGCTTTCCAGACAGGAACTCGGATTTGGCACAAGGAGAAccacagtacttttttttctcctctccttattTCATAAGAGattaatttcaaatgcatttttacaACTATGGTGCCCTGGACACACAGGAAACACATTGGAATGCAAGAATGGTTATTAGATCAAAAGAAGGTCTATTACTGCATCAGCTTTGCCCAGGTTTTCTAGAAGCCGCATTTGGCTTTATCTCACCGACCTATAGAATTCCGCAGTATAGGCACCTGTCTTCCCATTACAGGCAGCGAAGCCTGCAGTCGCTTATCTGCTTGTGCAATCTGCGTTAGGGTTGGATGAATGACCCTGCGTCATCCATTGACTAGATCCCAAGGACAATAATACAATGTCACAGGTGATGTTGCTCCTACTTACGGACCTGGCACAGGTCCTTCTGCTGATGTGGACACATCTGCCCGGGTTCTTCCACAATGTGTTCAGTACTCCAATGAAAGGAAGGTAATGCTTTTCATTCTCATACCAGTTCAGAAACAGGAAGATACTGAGATCCCCTGAGAGTGTGACAGAGACTGGTGAGATACTCACAAGCCACAAGACTTTTCTTGAACAAAGCAGGGATCTTTCCTGACACTGCTTTTGTCtatttgttttcctgaagaagCCCAGAAAAGATGACTTACTGTTGTAGAAcgtaaaacagagaaaagatcATTGGAAATAAAGTACCTTTGGAAAACAGGAACAACTTTACACTGAGCCACATAAggattttaaatggttttagtTTCTTAAAGCCATTTTCAGATTTTCCCATTCTCTCCCACATCTTCATCAGCCATAAGAATCTTTACCACCTGGGGAATTTGGTCCTAAGCTCCAATAAACCGTGTAAACCATTAAAATGCACTCGCTGGCATTTATTTACATACTTATAAAAGTTACAGAGGGCAAGCCAAGAATTCCTACAGCTGCTGAAACTACACAGGAGGCTTTTCTGGCCTGATACGCAGGAGAAGCGATTGAGAGAACAGCAATAGAGGAGCAACTGATAGGCACCAATGAACAagttctcccttccctgcagcatcaAGGGCTACTGAAGGACAACAAGAGAGTCCAAACGCAGGTTCTGGTGTATATTTGAAGCGTGTGGGATCTGAGGCAGATATCAGAAATGGTGCAAACATCACTGAGCCGTCACACAGAGCACCTGCTCCCAGGCCAGAAACCAGCTCTGTGGAAGGTGAAAGGCACTCAGTTTCCTTCAGGTTGGGGAACTTCCCTGCAGCCAAGGGCCCACGGGTCACACTGCGGGCCTTGACTGCTCTTCAGGGTCCTCCTTCATCTTTGCGTATGTGGCAGGGCAGAACTGAGAGTACAGCTGAGCCAGGAATGCCTGGGATGTGATCTCTAGCCTGGTCCCGTGGCTCAGCTTGTTCCATACGTGCACTGCGTAGGTGTTCTTAAGGAGCTCCTGAAGCTCCGAGGAGCTGATtgattgaaataatttcttccagtcCTCCCAGTGAACAGGATAAACAGCTTCTGGGGAAAGAGCACGCACCCCTTTGCAGCTCATGTTGTTCTGAATATTACTGATGGAGCACCACTTCTTGAAGACACGTGTTAAGAGTTCTGGGCCCTGGTGTGCCCAGATCCAGCCATTGTAGTTATCCACAAAGTCCTGCATGCAAAGCTCCATGAATTCATGCTTGGGTGTAAAGGACAGAAAGGCCCCGTTCAGTACATCCTGAGACTGGATGCCAAGGGCATTGGTGAGGTTCTTTAAGTTCTTAAGCACAATGAAGTCTGTGTCCAGGTAGATGCCACCAAATTTCCACATGATGGCAATTCTGCAGGCATCAGACAGGACAGGCAGGAAATAAGGTTCTTTCTGGTGCTCAGACTGCAGGTACCACTTTGCCAGAGGTGTCCCTGAGAAAAGCTCTGGCAAGTCCAGGGGCCGGATTTCCACATTGGGGAAGCAGCTCAGCAACGAGAACGCCCACAGGTTGGGTAAGGAGGCATTCCCATTTGCCAATCCTTTCATGAGCACCACAACCCTTGTCCCAGGGTGCGTCCTGGCCGCTGACTCCACCGAGCACGTGAAGAGGTAACTTGGGTTAGTTTGCTCCGAGGTTTCCACAAAAAACACATCCCCTGGGGAAGGAGGTTGCCCaccagctgtgggatggggaaggCAAGGCAAAAACTGTTCACACCTGCTTTGTGTAGGCAAGCTGTAGAGCTGGCCCTCAGTGTCCTCTCTAGTTCTCCAGTAGAACATGACAGAGGGAAAGAACACAAATGAAATGGTGAGGATAAACAGAGCCCTGAGCCGGTGGCTCAGCACTGCCGCCGTCAGTTTTGGCAGGCAACTGGACATCCTGGGCAGTCCTGCTCCCGTCAGAGCCTGCTCTCCCGAGACAATCGTCGTGATCTGAAGGGGagataagaagaaaaagacacTGACAGGCAAGGCAGCAGACCAGAAACCTTGCGACAGTGTCACGGCAGAGCAGAACTCTCCTTGCTCCACCTCAGAGCAGCAGGCTTAAATTATACCTTTTGGTCACTTTTGAAACAGTCTCCTGGCTTCTCTGTATTGTCACTGGGCCTTCAGTTCCCGCATCAGAAACTACTGCCCATCTTTGTGTCCCTCTCTTTCCAACACAAAATAGTGACAAGTCTTCCTTTCTGTATATCACAAACCAAGGCTGATCCTCATTTCTGTCTATGTTGTCCGTGTAAGTTGTGCTTGCCAATTGGAAGGATATGCAGCATTTGAAACACAAATGGCATACCTTCGTGGTATGCAAGCAGCATTAGAGAATTTATCTACCACCTTCTAGAATTTCAGGTCATTCTGGACATGAGACATACATGCAAAAAACCCTAGAATGAGGAAATAGGAATGCTCCTTATGTATATTCCTGGAGCTCTATCAATGTATATTGTGTAGAACTCTGCCTTGCTGAGAGTTTTTTCTCATGATGCACAACCCGTCCTTCCCCAAAACCAAGCACAGTACTAAGACCCCAGTGCTGACATCAGTTCCTGTCAGGAGGACTCATTCTCCCAGGCTGTTGAACGAGCAGTTGCTGCCTTTCGAAATCAACCACCTGCCCCTACAGAGAGCCTGGCTCATTTTTCATTGCACTGTAACATAGCAGAATGGATGGATAGTGGGAGGGGAATTGATACAAGGCAACTTTGGAGGTGGATGCAGACGATAAGGACAAGATTTGCCTAGGTAAGGACAGTTTCAAGGCTGCTTCCCAACCCTG
Encoded here:
- the A4GALT gene encoding lactosylceramide 4-alpha-galactosyltransferase isoform X2, which translates into the protein MSSCLPKLTAAVLSHRLRALFILTISFVFFPSVMFYWRTREDTEGQLYSLPTQSRCEQFLPCLPHPTAGGQPPSPGDVFFVETSEQTNPSYLFTCSVESAARTHPGTRVVVLMKGLANGNASLPNLWAFSLLSCFPNVEIRPLDLPELFSGTPLAKWYLQSEHQKEPYFLPVLSDACRIAIMWKFGGIYLDTDFIVLKNLKNLTNALGIQSQDVLNGAFLSFTPKHEFMELCMQDFVDNYNGWIWAHQGPELLTRVFKKWCSISNIQNNMSCKGVRALSPEAVYPVHWEDWKKLFQSISSSELQELLKNTYAVHVWNKLSHGTRLEITSQAFLAQLYSQFCPATYAKMKEDPEEQSRPAV
- the A4GALT gene encoding lactosylceramide 4-alpha-galactosyltransferase isoform X1 — encoded protein: MLVWLHITTIVSGEQALTGAGLPRMSSCLPKLTAAVLSHRLRALFILTISFVFFPSVMFYWRTREDTEGQLYSLPTQSRCEQFLPCLPHPTAGGQPPSPGDVFFVETSEQTNPSYLFTCSVESAARTHPGTRVVVLMKGLANGNASLPNLWAFSLLSCFPNVEIRPLDLPELFSGTPLAKWYLQSEHQKEPYFLPVLSDACRIAIMWKFGGIYLDTDFIVLKNLKNLTNALGIQSQDVLNGAFLSFTPKHEFMELCMQDFVDNYNGWIWAHQGPELLTRVFKKWCSISNIQNNMSCKGVRALSPEAVYPVHWEDWKKLFQSISSSELQELLKNTYAVHVWNKLSHGTRLEITSQAFLAQLYSQFCPATYAKMKEDPEEQSRPAV